The Desulfosoma sp. DNA window GAACAAGTGTCAATTTCAAGTGAAGACCGAATCGGTGTGGATGGGGAAATCCTGGCTGATTCAGGATTCGTGGAGGAAGCGGTGATGACGGGTTCCGGAATCCCTTTGGCCAGGCGATGGGAAGTGCTAAGAGGTGTTCCCGGACCCCATCTGATGACGGTTCGGGTCATGGTGTGCTGGAAGGAACCTCAAAAGCCGCTCCCGTCAGCGGCCACGTGCGATTTTAACCGACCATCGGCGCCCCATGTGAACCTGGAAAGTGTGTTCTATAGGCCAAGATAAAACGCGGGGAACAAGCCTAAGAGGAAGCGTGCTTGGAGATACTTTAATAACATGATCTTTGAAGGGGCTGACACGTCGGGCCGTCGCGACGGGATTCGATGGCTGTGGGCCGAACATGTCGATCCGCTCCCGCGGGGGTTGGTGATGGTGGGCGGAAAAATGGATGTGCCCTTAAGGGTTTCGGGGAAGGGGGTCGTGCAATACAGAAAAAAGTCTTCACAAGTGCCGGAGCGTCTTCCAGGGGTGTTTGGAAGCTGGGATTGGCGGATCTGGAAGCGAAAGGATGGCATGGCCCTCACCTTGGTCTTGGTGATCATTGCGGCTTTGGCTGTCTTGACGGTGGGGCTGGCTCTGGATCAGGCCATTGAAATGCGTCTTGCCGGAAACCGTAAAGCGGCCGAAACAGCCTTTCGCAACGCTGAATCAGGGCTGGCCGTGGCCCAGGAAAGGTTAGCTCGATGGTTTGCCACCGATCCCATGAACCTGCAGCGTCAACGGACGGGAAGCGCCACGCTTCCGGATTGGGATTTCCTCTTTCTAAACGCTACACCCTACACAGGGTCAAACAACCGAAAAGACCTTTACGATGAAGTGAAGTTGGACCTGGGATGGGATCATCGGTTCAAGGTCTTTGCCAGAATTCCGGAAGACCGAAAGGACGATGCTTTTCAGGATCTGTTCGGTGAAAACACGCGCCTGGTGCTTCGAAGTGTCGGGTTCGGGCCGGCCGGATCCCAACAGGAAACCGAAATGATGGTGGAAGCCGTCGCGGAACCTTCTCCGGCCTTTGCCTATGCGCAGGAGGGATTGGGTTCCGTGCCGAGTCATGTGAACATGAGGGACAAGAACGCCGTGAGGGCCACGGGTCAACCGCTGGCTGTGGTGCCCTGAAAGCAGTGCCAAGGTTCCTTGAAGCTTGTTCGAGAAAGCATTTCTTTTTGGGAGCGCGGGAGTCGCGCCCGCATGGAAAGCGGGCCGAAGACCCGCGCCGCCACGAAAACAAAGGCTTTGGGATTTAGGAGCACGGCGTATCGTACCCTTGCGCCTTAGGCGAAATGGCTCATTCTTAGTTCTCGAATAAGGTCGTAGAAGCGTGTCCGAGAATTGAAAAAGAACCTCTTTGGGCAGGGCCATGTCAAGGTGTGGGGGCGAGGCGGCGCCTCGCCCTTACAAACCTGAAAATGTGTTTTTTGCCGGAGAAGACATTTCAATGAAAAGCACCTCAGAGTACGGTCAAAAAAGAAAACGGAGAAAGCCGAAGGCTTGGCTAGGCCTGATGACGGCAGCCTTTTTGACCAGTGTCCTCTGGGGATCTCCTGCGGCCTCGCTCAATGTTTGTGAACCGTCACGGTCCGTCCACTACGAAGGATCCTGGCAAAGCGAAGATTTCAGTGTGCTGGATCCATCCGTTGTTATTGACGACAAAAGCGGGCATCTCGTGCTGCATGCAGGGGGGCATGACGAATCTGTGACGCGTTTTGTCACAGCCATGCCCCAGGAAGTGCGCGTGACCTTCATCTTTCGGGGGTCCGAAGCTTCAGGGCATCATCTAGGCTATTTCCTCAGGTCTTCAGCGGAAAAGAAAGGCTATGTGAAAAGTGATGGAACTTTGGATCGATCGGCTTTTGTGAAGGCCATAGACTTTACCGACACAGCATCCTATGACAAGGAAACATTTCATTACCTCTGGACTTGTCTTCGAGACGATAACCATAACGGTATTCTGGACAAACCCTACGGGGCAGGGTGCTTGCGATCCTTTTCGGAAGCGTCGGCAAGCGGCGTTGATTTTGCCGAGACGGAAGAAATCCTCGGCGCTATAGATGATGGCACGGGGCTGCCTTTCGTCCCCGATGGGGACGGCCGTTTGACCGTTCGCGATATGACCAAAAGCCTGGGTATCATTGGAGAAGGGCAAGAAATTATCTTTTTTCTTGTGCCTCAAGGCCGTTTCCAGGATACCTATTTGACCGAAGCTTCTTGGAATTCAGATGTTTACAGGGGAAAGGAGCCTTGCACAACCACTTTCGCCTCGGGGGCGACGCCCAAGAAATACCAGGTGGGTCTAACGGCTCATGATAATGGAACCTGCGCCGCCGTGTCCCCATGGCTTCCTCAACAGGCATTGGCACGGCTTCGACAAAGCTTCGGCCTTGAATTTGATCCAGATCATGAAATAGCCCTTTCATTACAAACGGGAAAAAAATTTCCTCATGCGCTTGTGACTTCAACCCCTGATGTTCCCGGTGTTCGCATTCTAGCGTGGGAAGAAGATGTGGAAGGGGGCGATACGGACCATAACGATCTGGTTTTTGCCGTGGCCATCAAAGCAGTGGGTCGTGTAGTTTCGAAGGATATAAGTTCCACAGATCCTTTGCAGGAAAAGCCTGTAATTACGGCTGTGGATCTTGAAGTGCGAGACCGCAGAGCCCCATGCGAAGGTTTGGACACAGGGTTTTTTCTTGATTCCGGTTCCTTTTCCAATGGGAATGTTAGCTATAGTGTCAGCCTGGACAACGGGACGACATGGATTCCCGTGGATCGGTGGGAGGAAGTTCAAGACCACGAAGACGGTTCTCAAACTCGAAAAGCGCATCTGGACCTGATTAGTCTCGGCCGTGCGGGTCGAACCCTGAGATGGAAAGCCCTCTTGGAAACGGTCAACACGCGATGTCTTTCACCGGCAATCATGGATGTGCGATTGGACTTTACGGCTTCAGACCAAGGGACTTTTTCTCGATCCGATCCGGTGGTGCTCGGAAATGCTCTTTATTCCGCAGGATTGGAACTTCCATCGAAATCGACGCTCCCTGAGGCTTCTTTTCGTGGTCACCTTTTCTCCTATCTTATCTACGATCCATCAAATCCGGCCACACCCCTTTTTCAGCCTCTGTGGGATGCAGGCCAAGCCCTGGCCGAACGATCACTTCAGGCAGACCCTCGAACCATTGGTACCGCTGTCGCGGAAGCCTGTTCGGTTCGAGAAAACGTTGCAATTGGCGATGGGACCACTCGGCGTTTTCAGGGAACGCTGCAACACAAAGATGTCCTTTCCGGTACCATGCTTTTTCGGTCTCTATCTTCGTCAGGAATTCCTATGGTTTTGCGTGATAA harbors:
- a CDS encoding pilus assembly PilX N-terminal domain-containing protein; translation: MQYRKKSSQVPERLPGVFGSWDWRIWKRKDGMALTLVLVIIAALAVLTVGLALDQAIEMRLAGNRKAAETAFRNAESGLAVAQERLARWFATDPMNLQRQRTGSATLPDWDFLFLNATPYTGSNNRKDLYDEVKLDLGWDHRFKVFARIPEDRKDDAFQDLFGENTRLVLRSVGFGPAGSQQETEMMVEAVAEPSPAFAYAQEGLGSVPSHVNMRDKNAVRATGQPLAVVP